In Oryza sativa Japonica Group chromosome 3, ASM3414082v1, one DNA window encodes the following:
- the LOC4333936 gene encoding hypothetical protein At1g04090: protein MLQRLGIGGRAAEETEPARFAFADALPAWPQGGGFATGRICVGELELAAVTAFEKICALSATKGGGGGVTFYRPAGVPGGFSVLGHYCQSNTRPLHGHLLVAKAVAGKPESESLPPLRPPHDYELVCAFRADGVGEDRKSCRGYGRTGAYFWLPVPTDGYRALGLLVTAEPDKPPLREVACARADLTDECEPHGSLLQLQLVGQSACWSSSTVPAAFALRGIRPTHRGMWGRGIGAGTFCCGAVGLSPREQGMACLKNVDLDLSAMPTLEQAHAVIRHYGPTLYFHPKEVYLPSSVSWFFKNGAALCKKGEDAAVELDVEGSHLPCGECNDGEYWIGLPDGKRGESIIYGDIDSAELYAHVKPAMGGTCTDVAMWVFCPFNGPARFKLGPITIPLGKTGQHIGDWEHFTLRVSNFTGELMAVYFSQHSGGRWVDASALEYTAGNKPAVYSSRNGHASYPFPGVYLQGSAALGIGIRNDAARSELAVDSSAKYRIVAAEYLGEGAVEEPRWLNFMRVWGPTVVYKSRQRMERMTSAMHRRLRSPAERMLNKLPNELSREEGPTGPKEKNNWEGDERW from the exons ATGCTGCAGCGGTTGGGCATCGGGGgccgcgcggcggaggagacCGAGCCGGCGCGCTTCGCCTTCGCCGACGCCCTCCCGGCATGGCCGCAAG GTGGTGGGTTTGCGACGGGGAGGATCTGCGTGGGGGAGCTGGAGCTCGCGGCGGTCACCGCGTTCGAGAAGATCTGCGCCCTGTCGGCgacgaagggcggcggcggcggcgtcacgtTCTACAGGCCGGCCGGCGTGCCGGGGGGGTTCTCCGTGCTCGGCCATTACTGCCAGTCCAACACACGCCCGCTCCACGGCCACCTGCTCGTCGCCAAGGCGGTGGCGGGCAAGCCGGAGTCGGAGTCGCTGCCGCCTCTCCGGCCGCCGCACGACTACGAGCTCGTGTGCGCGTTCCGCGCCGATGGCGTCGGGGAGGACAGGAAGTCTTGCCGTGGGTACGGCCGCACCGGCGCCTACTTCTGGCTTCCCGTGCCGACGGATGGGTACCGGGCGCTCGGGCTGCTCGTCACGGCTGAGCCCGACAAGCCGCCGCTCAGGGAGGTGGCGTGCGCCCGCGCGGACCTCACCGACGAGTGCGAGCCCCACGGGTCGCTGCTGCAGCTCCAGCTCGTGGGGCAATCGGCGTgctggtcgtcgtcgacggTCCCAGCGGCGTTCGCCCTGCGTGGCATCAGGCCGACGCACCGGGGGATGTGGGGGCGGGGCATCGGCGCCGGGACGTTCTGCTGCGGCGCGGTGGGGCTGTCGCCGCGGGAGCAGGGCATGGCGTGCCTCAAGAACGTGGACCTCGACCTGTCGGCGATGCCGACGCTGGAGCAGGCGCACGCGGTGATCCGCCACTACGGCCCGACGCTGTACTTCCACCCCAAGGAGGTGTACCTCCCGTCGTCCGTCTCCTGGTTCTTCAAGAACGGCGCCGCGCTGTGCAAGAAAGGGGAGGACGCCGCCGTGGAGCTCGACGTTGAGGGGTCCCACCTCCCGTGCGGCGAGTGCAACGACGGCGAGTACTGGATCGGCCTGCCGGACGGCAAGCGTGGGGAGTCCATCATCTACGGCGACATCGACAGCGCGGAGCTGTACGCGCACGTGAAGCCGGCGATGGGCGGGACGTGCACCGACGTCGCCATGTGGGTGTTCTGCCCGTTCAATGGCCCGGCCAGGTTCAAGTTGGGGCCGATCACCATCCCGCTCGGCAAGACCGGGCAGCACATCGGCGACTGGGAGCACTTCACGCTCCGCGTCAGCAACTTCACCGGCGAGCTCATGGCCGTCTACTTCTCGCAGCACAGCGGCGGGCGGTGGGTGGACGCGTCCGCGCTCGAGTACACCGCGGGGAACAAGCCGGCGGTGTACTCCTCCCGGAACGGCCACGCCAGCTACCCGTTCCCGGGCGTGTACCTGCAGGGGTCGGCGGCGCTCGGGATCGGCATCCGGAACGACGCGGCGCGGAGCGAGCTGGCCGTGGATTCCAGCGCCAAGTACAGGATCGTGGCGGCGGAGTACCTCGGCGAGGGCGCCGTGGAGGAGCCGCGGTGGCTCAACTTCATGAGGGTGTGGGGGCCGACGGTGGTGTACAAGTCGAGGCAGAGGATGGAGCGGATGACGAGCGCGATGCACCGCCGGCTGAGGAGCCCCGCAGAGAGGATGCTGAACAAGCTGCCCAACGAGCTGTCCAGGGAGGAGGGGCCGACGGGGCCCAAGGAGAAGAACAACTGGGAAGGGGACGAGCGATGGTAG
- the LOC4333935 gene encoding protein ILITYHIA, whose translation MGAQEASAEEALRTAAAEVSTSSTTRRLRLFRHTLPHLLAKASESPSDTTLLVDLIFQTLLIYDDRASRKAVDDMVIQALGESTFMKPFAASLVQCMEKNMKVTSPLACFKLLRWSCYLLNLSQFAMLSKGGFSRLANAQAVLCQVLMDGSFRQRRTCKQLFTRLFSESMGTYKMYIDEIRDSRIPVRDSPAFLNIMLDFAITSPSLYAEYKPLFLDLYVKTILGSKDRPSQASAEAFKPLFLDMGHEDFKNIVVPSCIKMLKRNPEIVLQSIGYLLNTVRLDLSKYCMEFLPVVLHQARHSVEERRIIALSTVGTLSGKSSDPDTLLSMFNAIKAILGGSEGKLSIPYQRIGMINALEQLSRSPPKQISRLAPSLSSFLLTCYKDDGIEEVKLAVLSALGSWASVSTETVQADVVSFIAAGLKEKDTLRKGHLKLIRAICKKSDSLTKVTSLLDQLIQLSKTGFTKATQRLDGIYALFSVSRLAAIDTKADAAVLKEKLWTLIAQNEPSLVSVQLFSKLTDEDCLTIMDLLQSLFVEHHSRVQEFFSVQSLLQLLLYLVCHPCWEVRKMSFDATKRILSSSIGLAEDLLFLFTNWLSLVGERMSILKQSDTDSTADSQLPFIPSTEVLVKCLLLIAPYAVGHSPISYSQLLLCSHHPCISSSDRSAGVWKRLQRRLKQQKIFFIELISPNISVICKELLSLNGLFSSNKQVQCAALNSLSTLMTITPSDAFLEFEKHFIGLPDLTLHDGFSENDIKILYTPEGQLSTEQGIYVAEAVASKNTKLAKGRFRAYDDQDTDSAQSGAPTKSDRRESSSIGKRETGKSTKKTAPADKAKTAKEEARDLLLKEEASVREKIGHVQKNLSLMLDALGELAIANPIFTHGQLPSLVNYVEPLLSSPIVSDAAFRAMLNLARCTAPPLCNWAPEIAAAIRVIAVDDFKMVMDLMPVIVEEDSNKKSSPGLFEQIVTGLTVACKAGPLPADSFTFVFPIMERILLSTKKTCLHDDVLQILAMHLDPILPLPRPRMLSVLYHVLSTVPAYHPSVGPMLNELCLGLKSNDLAQALVGVYAKEVHVRLACLTAIKCIPSHSVQRDLQVSTSLWIAAHDPEKVVAELAEELWDRFGFDVFTDYSGIFDALSHKNYNVRAAAAEALAAALDENLDKMQDTLSTLFSLYIRDLGAGVEFGDIHWLGRQGVALALHSLADVLGSKDLPVVMTFLISRALADPNVDVRGRMINAGILIIDKHGKENVPLLFPIFESYLNKKASDEEKYDLVREGVVIFTGALAKHLSKDDPKVHSVVEKLLDVLNTPSEAVQRAVSDCLSPLMVSKQEEAQALVSRLLDRMMKCEKYGERRGAAFGLAGVVKGFGISSLKKYGIAAILQQGLEDRASAKSREGALLGFECLCEKLGKLFEPYVIQMLPLLLVSFSDQVLAVRESAECAARAMMSQLTGHGVKLVLPSLLKGLEDKAWRTKQSSVQLLGAMAYCAPQQLSQCLPKIVPKLTEVLTDTHPKVQAAGQTALQQVGSVIKNPEISALVPILLSALTDPNNHTKHSLDILLQTTFINSIDAPSLALLVPIVHRGLRERGVDTKKKAAQIVGNMSSLVTEPKDMIPYIGLLLPEVKKVLVDPIPEVRAVAARALGSLIIGMGEEIFPDLVPWLLDTLKSDSSNVERSGAAQGLSEVLAALGKDYFDQILPDIIRNCSHQKASVRDGHLTLFRYLPRSLGGVFQNYLQIVLPAILDGLADENESVRDAALSAGHVFVEHYATSSLPLLLPAIEDGIFSDNWRIRQSSVELLGDLLFKVAGTSGKAILEGGSDDEGASTEAHGRAIIDVLGREKRNEVLAAIYMVRSDVSLTVRQAALHVWKTIVANTPRTLKEIMPVLMDTLISSLASSSSERRQVAGRSLGELVRKLGERVLPSIIPILSQGLKDPDASRRQGVCIGLSEVMGSAGKHQLLSFMDLLIPTIRTALCDSTQEVRESAGLAFSTLYKSAGLQAIDEIVPTLLRALEDDETSATALDGLKQILSVRTAAVLPHILPKLVQPPLSSFNAHALGALAEVAGPGLNSHIGTVLPALILAMDDEDADVQNSARKAAETVVLVIDEEGIETLIPELLKGVNDSQASMRRGSAYLIGFLFKNSKLYLADEAPDIMSTLITLLSDTDKATVSAALEAFSRVVSSVPKEQLPTHIKLVRDAVSTARDKERRRRKGVPILVPGLCLPKALQPFLPIFQQGLISGSAETKEQAAEGLGELIDVTSEKTLKEVVVPITGPLIRILGDRFPWQVKSAILSTLTIIISKGGLALKPFLPQLQTTFVKCLQDNNRSVRTRAASALGKLSALSTRVDPLVSDLLSMLQSGDDAVKESVLSALKGVVRHAGKSVSPVVRSRGCDLLKDLLQADADDVRSSAAKAIGTLCQYMEENETSDLVQTLLNMGTLPDWCTRHGALLTFCSISMHCSSKLCRSMSFPSIVDLLKDSLKDDKFPVREASTKTLGRLLCYQLQSEASTLQLIQLLALALRDDSSEVRRRSLSRLKAAAKINNPALATHLSILGPAIAEALKDTNTPVRVAAERCALHVFQLTKGADNVTIAQKHLNMTGLEVRKIAKLPEESDGSESSDDDKRK comes from the exons ATGGGCGCGCAGGAGgcgtcggcggaggaggcgctgcGCACCGCCGCGGCCGAGGTCTCCACCTCCTCGACgacgcgccgcctccgcctcttccGCCACACCCTCCCTCATCTCCTCGCCAAGGCGTCAG AGTCACCATCAGATACAACATTGTTAGTTGATCTCATTTTCCAGACATTGCTTATATATGATGATCGGGCATCGAGAAAAGCGGTCGATGATATGGTTATACAGGCTCTTGGTGAATCTACTTTCATGAAACCCTTTGCTGCTTCACTTGTTCAGTGCATGGAAAAGAATATGAAGGTTACAAGTCCTCTTGCATGCTTCAAGCTTCTCAGATGGTCATGCTATCTTCTGAATTTGAGCCAGTTTGCCATGCTTTCAAAAGGTGGTTTCTCTAGACTTGCCAATGCACAAGCAGTGTTATGTCAAGTCCTAATGGATGGCTCATTTCGTCAGCGCCGTACTTGCAAACAATTGTTTACCCGTCTTTTCTCTGAG TCTATGGGAACGTATAAGATGTACATAGATGAGATCAGAGATTCAAGGATTCCAGTCAGGGACTCTCCTGCTTTCTTAAATATAATGCTGGATTTTGCCATCACTTCACCATCATTATATGCTGAGTACAAG CCACTGTTCCTTGATTTGTATGTCAAAACCATCTTGGGTTCAAAAGACCGGCCATCACAAGCATCGGCTGAAGCTTTTAAGCCTCTTTTTTTGGATATGGGACATGAGGACTTTAAAAACATTGTTGTCCCATCATGCATAAAGATGCTGAAAAGAAATCCTGAGATCGTGCTACAATCTATTGGATATCTCCTGAATACAGTCCGTTTAGACCTAAGCAAGTATTGCATGGAGTTTTTGCCAGTTGTGCTGCATCAGGCTCGGCATTCAGTTGAAGAGAGGAGGATTATTGCTTTGAGTACTGTAGGAACATTGAGTGGGAAGTCTAGTGATCCAGACACTCTACTTTCCATGTTCAATGCTATTAAAGCAATTTTAGGAG GCTCAGAGGGCAAATTATCAATTCCATACCAGAGAATTGGAATGATAAATGCTTTGGAGCAGTTGtcaagatcgcctccaaagcaAATAAGCAGACTAGCTCCCTCGTTGTCCAGTTTCCTTCTAACGTGCTACAAGGATGATG GTATTGAAGAAGTGAAATTGGCAGTTCTCTCAGCTTTGGGATCCTGGGCTTCGGTATCAACTGAAACTGTACAAGCAGATGTTGTTTCATTTATAGCTGCAGGTTTGAAAGAGAAAGACACTTTAAGAAAGGGGCATCTAAAATTAATACGGGCCATATGCAAAAAGTCTGATTCACTGACTAAG GTTACATCTTTGTTGGATCAGTTAATACAGTTGTCAAAAACTGGTTTTACCAAGGCAACACAGCGGCTGGATGGAATCTATGCCCTCTTTTCTGTATCAAGGCTTGCTGCTATTGATACAAAAGCAG ATGCTGCTGTTCTAAAGGAGAAGCTCTGGACATTGATTGCTCAAAATGAACCCTCATTGGTCTCTGTCCAGTTG TTTTCCAAACTCACAGATGAGGATTGCTTGACCATCATGGATCTTCTCCAATCACTGTTTGTGGAGCATCATTCCCG GGTCCAAGAGTTTTTCTCTGTGCAGTCATTACTGCAG CTGCTACTGTATCTAGTTTGCCATCCATGTTGGGAAGTCAGAAAAATGTCTTTTGATGCTACCAAAAGAATCCTCTCAAGCTCTATTGGCTTAGCTGAAGATCTTCTCTTCTTATTTACTAATTGGTTGTCATTAGTTGGAGAGAGAATGTCTATTTTGAAACAAAG TGATACAGATAGCACTGCTGATTCACAATTACCATTCATTCCATCTACTGAGGTCCTTGTCAAGTGCTTGTTGTTGATTGCACCTTACGCAGTTGGCCATAGTCCGATATCATATTCTCAACTTCTACTGTGCTCCCACCACCCTTGTATTTCCAGCTCAGATCGTTCTGCTGGTGTCTGGAAG AGGTTGCAGAGAAGGTTGAAACAACAGAAGATATTCTTTATTGAATTGATCTCTCCGAACATTTCAGTTATCTGCAAG GAATTACTTTCGCTGAATGGTTTATTTAGTTCCAACAAACAAGTTCAATGTGCTGCACTAAATTCATTATCAACGCTGATGACAATAACACCCAGTGATGCATTCCTTGAGTTTGAGAAG CACTTCATAGGGCTTCCAGATCTCACTTTGCATGATGGCTTCTCTGAGAATGATATTAAG ATACTCTATACTCCAGAGGGGCAGTTATCTACCGAGCAAGGAATTTATGTCGCTGAGGCTGTTGCATCCAAAAATACAAAACTTGCGAAGGGCCGTTTTCGTGCGTATGATGATCAAGACACG GACTCTGCTCAATCTGGTGCCCCCACAAAGAGTGACAGAAGAGAGTCCTCTAGCATTGGCAAACGAGAAACAGGGAAATCCACAAAAAAGACTG CTCCGGCTGACAAGGCCAAGACTGCCAAAGAGGAGGCCAGAGATTTGCTTTTGAAAGAGGAAGCATCTGTGCGTGAGAAGATTGGACATGTGCAGAAGAATCTCTCCTTGATGCTGGATGCTCTTGGTGAATTGGCTATTGCTAACCCTATATTTACTCATGGCCAATTGCCTTCTCTG GTAAATTATGTTGAACCATTGTTAAGTTCTCCAATTGTAAGTGATGCCGCATTTCGTGCAATGTTAAACCTAGCACGCTGCACAGCCCCGCCTCTTTGCAATTGGGCACCTGAGATTGCTGCTGCTATCCGTGTAATTGCGGTTGATGATTTTAAAATGGTTATGGACCTTATGCCTGTGATTGTGGAAGAAGATAGCAACAAGAAATCATCACCTGGCCTCTTTGAGCAAATAGTAACTGGGCTGACAGTTGCATGCAAAGCAGGGCCTCTTCCAGCAGATTCATTTACTTTTGTCTTTCCG ATAATGGAGAGAATTCTTCTTTCTACAAAAAAGACGTGCCTTCATGATGATGTGCTTCAGATACTAGCCATGCATCTAGATCCAATATTACCTCTTCCTCGACCTAGGATGCTATCA GTTCTTTATCATGTGCTAAGTACCGTTCCTGCTTATCATCCTTCTGTTGGACCTATGCTGAATGAGTTATGTCTGGGTCTAAAAAGCAATGATTTGGCACAG GCTCTTGTTGGGGTATATGCAAAAGAAGTTCATGTTAGGCTTGCCTGCTTAACTGCTATAAAGTGCATTCCTAGCCACTCTGTACAACGGGATTTACAGGTATCAACAAGCCTCTGGATTGCTGCCCATGATCCGGAAAAG GTGGTTGCTGAATTAGCAGAGGAGTTATGGGATCGCTTTGGTTTTGATGTTTTTACTGACTATTCCGGTATCTTTGATGCGCTTTCCCATAAAAATTACAATGTTCGAGCTGCTGCAGCTGAAGCTCTGGCTGCTGCACTGGATGAAAATCTTGACAAAATGCAA GATACACTTTCTACACTTTTTTCTTTGTACATCCGAGATCTTGGTGCTGGAGTTGAATTTGGAGATATACATTGGCTTGGAAGACAGGGTGTTGCATTAGCCCTCCATTCGCTTGCAGATGTTTTGGGTTCTAAGGATCTTCCTGTTGTTATGACATTTCTCATATCACGTGCCTTG GCTGATCCTAATGTGGACGTTCGTGGTAGAATGATTAATGCTGGAATCCTTATTATTGATAAACATGGAAAGGAAAATGTCCCTTTGTTGTTTCCTATTTTCGAGAGCTACTTGAATAAAAAG GCCTCGGATGAGGAAAAATATGATCTTGTCAGGGAAGGTGTTGTGATATTCACTGGTGCTCTTGCAAAGCATCTATCAAAG GATGATCCTAAAGTCCACAGTGTTGTTGAGAAGTTGTTAGATGTCCTGAACACCCCATCGGAGGCAGTTCAAAGGGCTGTGTCAGACTGTTTATCTCCACTTATGGTCTCAAAACAA GAAGAGGCCCAAGCTCTTGTATCTAGACTTTTAGATAGGATGATGAAATGCGAAAAGTATGGTGAACGACGTGGTGCAGCCTTTGGCCTTGCTGGTGTGGTTAAAGGATTTGGAATTTCTTCCTTGAAGAAGTATGGCATTGCTGCAATACTGCAGCAAGGTTTGGAAGACAg AGCTTCTGCAAAATCTCGCGAAGGAGCTTTACTAGGATTTGAGTGCTTGTGTGAGAAGCTTGGCAAACTATTTGAGCC GTATGTCATTCAAATGCTACCGTTGCTGCTCGTGTCTTTCTCAGATCAAGTTCTGGCAGTGCGTGAATCCGCGGAATGTGCTGCTCGGGCAATGATGTCCCAGCTCACAGGTCATGGGGTGAAGCTTGTCCTTCCTTCACTTCTTAAG GGCCTAGAAGATAAAGCATGGCGTACTAAGCAAAGCAGTGTTCAACTTCTCGGTGCTATGGCCTATTGTGCTCCTCAGCAGCTATCGCAGTGTCTTCCAAAGATTGTTCCAAAACTTACAGAG GTATTGACTGACACACATCCTAAAGTCCAAGCAGCAGGACAGACAGCCCTCCAGCAG GTTGGAAGTGTTATAAAGAATCCTGAGATATCTGCACTTGTTCCTATTCTTCTGTCCGCTCTGACAGATCCAAACAACCACACCAAACATTCTCTTGACATCCTTCTTCAG ACAACTTTCATTAATTCAATAGATGCACCATCACTTGCACTGCTGGTGCCTATCGTGCATAGGGGATTGAGGGAGAGAGGTGTTGATACCAAGAAGAAAGCAGCTCAAATAGTCGGAAACATGTCTTCTTTAGTTACAGAGCCAAAGGATATGATTCCTTACATAGGGCTGCTCCTACCTGAAGTAAAGAAG GTTCTGGTGGATCCTATACCTGAAGTCAGGGCAGTTGCTGCTCGAGCTCTTGGATCTCTTATAATAGGAATGGGTGAAGAAATTTTCCCAGACCTTGTGCCATGGCTATTAGATACGCTCAAATCTGATAGTAGCAATGTTGAGCGGTCAGGAGCTGCTCAAGGACTAAGCGAG GTCTTGGCTGCTCTTGGAAAAGACTATTTTGATCAAATTCTTCCTGACATCATCCGTAATTGTTCCCATCAGAAGGCTTCTGTTCGCGATGGGCACTTGACACTATTCCGC TATTTGCCAAGGTCCTTGGGTGGAGTTTTTCAGAATTACCTACAGATCGTTCTTCCTGCTATATTAGATG GACTTGCTGATGAGAATGAATCTGTTCGTGATGCTGCACTTTCTGCCGGTCATGTATTTGTGGAGCATTATGCTACATC GTCTTTACCTTTGTTGCTTCCTGCCATTGAGGACGGGATATTCAGTGATAATTGGCGTATCAGACAGAGTTCTGTTGAACTATTGGGTGATCTTTTATTCAAG GTGGCTGGAACTTCTGGGAAGGCAATCCTTGAAGGTGGAAGCGATGATGAAGGTGCTAGCACTGAGGCTCATGGGCGTGCAATTATTGATGTACTTGGAAGGGAGAAACGTAATGAAGTTCTTGCTGCCATTTATATGGTCCGTTCTGATGTCAGCTTGACCGTCCGGCAG GCTGCATTACACGTTTGGAAAACTATCGTAGCAAATACTCCAAGAACTCTGAAGGAGATTATGCCTGTACTTATGGACACACTTATTTCATCACTTGCATCATCTTCCTCAGAACGCCGGCAG GTCGCTGGAAGATCTCTTGGTGAGCTTGTAAGAAAGCTTGGTGAGAGAGTTCTGCCCTCTATTATTCCAATTTTGTCTCAAGGACTCAAGGATCCTGATGCTAGCAGGAGACAA GGTGTTTGCATCGGCTTGAGTGAGGTTATGGGTAGTGCCGGGAAACATCAGCTACTAAGTTTTATGGATTTGCTAATCCCTACCATCCGAACTGCTCTCTGTGACAG CACCCAAGAGGTCCGTGAATCTGCAGGATTAGCATTTAGTACTCTGTACAAG AGTGCTGGACTGCAAGCCATTGATGAGATTGTCCCCACTCTGCTACGGGCTTTGGAAGACGACGAAACATCTGCGACAGCCCTTGATGGTCTAAAACAGATTCTAAG TGTCAGGACTGCAGCTGTTTTACCCCATATATTGCCCAAATTAGTCCAGCCTCCTCTCTC TTCATTCAATGCACATGCATTAGGAGCTTTAGCAGAGGTTGCTGGGCCAGGTTTGAATTCACATATTGGAACTGTCCTCCCAGCATTGATACTTGCCATGGATGATGAAGATGCT GATGTACAAAACTCGGCTAGGAAGGCTGCTGAAACTGTTGTGTTGGTTATTGATGAGGAAGGAATTGAAACATTAATACCAGAGCTTCTTAAAGGAGTCAATGATAGTCAG GCATCCATGCGGCGTGGCTCAGCCTATCTGATTGGTTTCCTCTTTAAAAACAGTAAATTGTATTTGGCTGATGAGGCTCCAGATATTATGTCCACCCTAATTACTTTGTTGAGTGATACCGATAAGGCTACTGTATCA GCTGCTTTGGAAGCATTTTCGCGAGTTGTTAGCTCTGTTCCAAAGGAACAgcttcctacacatataaaacTAGTACGTGATGCTGTCTCCACTGCCAGGGATAAAGAACGTAGAAGGAGAAAG GGTGTGCCTATTCTCGTCCCTGGCTTATGTCTTCCGAAAGCACTGCAGCCCTTTCTTCCTATATTTCAGCAG GGTTTAATTAGTGGATCAGCCGAGACAAAGGAACAGGCAGCAGAAGGTCTGGGGGAGTTAATTGATGTTACAAGTGAGAAAACTCTTAAGGAGGTTGTTGTGCCGATTACAGG TCCTCTTATCCGTATTCTTGGAGATCGATTTCCGTGGCAAGTCAAGTCAGCTATCCTATCAACTCTGACTATCATCATTTCTAAAGGGGGGCTTGCACTTAAGCCTTTCCTTCCACAACTTCAGACTACATTTGTCAAGTGTCTGCAGGATAACAATAG ATCTGTTCGAACAAGGGCTGCATCTGCTCTTGGAAAGCTTAGTGCACTTAGCACGCGAGTGGATCCTTTAGTTAGCGATCTGTTGTCCATGTTGCAG tCAGGGGATGATGCAGTCAAAGAAAGCGTACTTTCTGCACTTAAAGGTGTTGTCAGGCATGCTGGCAAAAGTGTTAGCCCTGTAGTCAGATCTCGCGGGTGTGATCTTCTCAAAGATCTACTTCAGGCTGATGCTGATGACGTCCGCAGTTCTGCGGCAAAGGCAATTGGTACATTATGTCAG TACATGGAGGAGAACGAGACTTCTGACCTGGTGCAAACCTTGTTGAATATGGGAACCTTACCAGACTGGTGTACCAGGCATGGTGCTTTGTTAACATTCTGTTCGATATCGATGCATTGTTCATCTAAGTTGTGCCGTTCGATGTCATTTCCTTCTATTGTTGATCTTCTGAAAGATTCTCTGAAAGATGACAAG TTCCCTGTTCGTGAAGCCTCGACAAAAACTTTGGGGAGGCTACTCTGTTACCAGTTGCAGTCTGAAGCTAGCACCTTGCAACTTATCCAGTTACTTGCCTTGGCATTGCGCGATGATTCAAGTGAAGTTCGAAGGAGATCTTTGTCTCGTCTCAAAGCTGCTGCAAAG ATAAATAACCCAGCCCTTGCTACGCATCTCTCAATATTGGGCCCAGCAATAGCTGAAGCTTTGAAGGATACGAACACGCCTGTGCGTGTAGCAGCAGAGCGTTGTGCCCTTCATGTTTTCCAGTTGACAAAAG GAGCAGACAATGTTACAATTGCTCAAAAGCACCTGAACATGACAGGTTTGGAAGTAAGGAAAATTGCAAAACTTCCAGAGGAGAG TGATGGCAGTGAGAGCAGTGACGATGACAAGAGGAAATAA
- the LOC4333937 gene encoding uncharacterized protein has protein sequence MASALSSLRYGDSLSVVAISGATAVLCEAISWLLIYRTATYNSLRATIERHSRKLDAMKAGASNSSSSSSAGAGASGSSQPAGSSSSRAKKMDRVETSLKDAARELSLSKLKSGAVVAAVLFVVFGLLNSLFEGRAVAKLPFAPVPLVQRMSHRGVPGNDPTDCSMVFLYFLCSISIRTNLQKLLGFAPPRAAAAAGGGLFPMPDPKVN, from the coding sequence atggcgTCGGCGTTGTCCTCCCTGCGCTACGGCGACAGCCTCTCGGTGGTGGCGATCTCGGGCGCCACGGCCGTGCTCTGCGAGGCCATCTCCTGGCTCCTCATCTACCGCACCGCCACCTACAACTCCCTCCGCGCCACCATCGAGCGCCACTCCCGCAAGCTCGACGCCATGAAGGCCGGCGCCTCCaactcctcgtcctcctcctccgccggcgccggcgcctccgGGTCCTCCCAGCCCGcgggctcctcctcgtcgcgggCCAAGAAGATGGACCGCGTCGAGACCAGCCTCAAGGACGCCGCGCGGGAGCTGTCGCTCTCCAAGCTCAAGtccggcgccgtcgtggccgccgTGCTCTTCGTCGTCTTCGGCCTGCTCAACTCCCTCTTCGagggccgcgccgtcgccaagCTGCCCTTCGCCCCGGTGCCGCTCGTCCAGCGCATGAGCCACCGTGGCGTCCCCGGGAACGACCCCACCGACTGCTCCATGGTCTTCCTCTACTTCCTCTGCTCCATCAGCATCCGCACCAACCTGCAGAAGCTGCTCGGCTtcgcgccgccccgcgccgcggccgccgccggcgggggcctcttCCCCATGCCCGATCCGAAAGTAAATTGA